A portion of the endosymbiont of Galathealinum brachiosum genome contains these proteins:
- the lexA gene encoding repressor LexA, with the protein MNNVSLLIPKQQHPTWTPELDEIEPAISELVEIPLLGFITAGQPIERIENHDSIKVPSHMVRKNTYALKVQGHSMIDDNIQDGDVIIVEKQLSAENGQSVVALINNEQVTLKKFYIEADGIRLQPANPDMEPIILKNEEVQVLGIVSGVIRNFE; encoded by the coding sequence ATGAACAACGTCAGTTTATTAATCCCCAAACAGCAGCACCCTACATGGACACCTGAGCTTGATGAAATCGAGCCAGCTATTTCCGAATTAGTAGAAATTCCATTACTTGGTTTTATCACAGCTGGTCAGCCCATTGAACGCATAGAAAATCATGATTCAATAAAAGTACCTTCACATATGGTGCGTAAAAACACCTATGCATTAAAAGTACAGGGTCACTCGATGATTGATGACAACATTCAGGATGGAGATGTCATTATTGTAGAAAAGCAGTTATCTGCAGAAAATGGGCAATCGGTTGTTGCATTAATTAACAATGAACAGGTAACGCTGAAAAAGTTTTACATTGAAGCCGATGGCATTCGCCTGCAACCGGCTAATCCTGACATGGAACCAATTATCCTGAAAAATGAAGAAGTTCAGGTACTGGGTATTGTATCCGGCGTTATTCGTAATTTCGAATAA